In the genome of Syngnathoides biaculeatus isolate LvHL_M chromosome 14, ASM1980259v1, whole genome shotgun sequence, one region contains:
- the cd302 gene encoding CD302 antigen, which produces MESLERSVGSLSLTCCLFMFLLQLQAAWTGDCPADGRTWVPFKNKCYHFVHGEEDKLKVYNFESAKSLCLHSELLSIQSAEENDFVVKYSPEVWKGEVNVWLGMYYDTNIEDMKWLDEEPVNFTNWEAGSSPFDFVPLDTCVAVHSDTGKWERVSCLDDLENGVVCEAPQKAEEPKQKPSGLLSALVILSVIAVMAVSAIVWFVHHKRHPGSSVVTGFEYHPPFRAPEGDRSCLMEAEELAGGP; this is translated from the exons ATGGAGTCGCTGGAGCGAAGTGTCGGTTCTCTGTCCCTGACGTGCTGCTTGTTTATGTTTCTTCTCCAGCTTCAGGCGGCTTGGACGGGAG actgtCCCGCTGACGGACGAACGTGGGTgccctttaaaaacaaatgctaCCACTTTGTCCACGGAGAAGAAGACAAACTCAAAGTGTACAATTTTGAGAGTGCCAAAAGCCTCTGCCTACACTCTG AGCTGCTGTCCATCCAGAGTGCCGAAGAGAATGACTTTGTGGTTAAATATAGTCCCGAGGTGTGGAAAGGCGAAGTCAACGTGTGGCTGGGAATGTATTATGATACAAACA TCGAAGACATGAAGTGGCTGGACGAGGAGCCGGTGAATTTCACCAACTGGGAAGCGGGCTCGTCCCCGTTTGACTTCGTGCCGCTGGACACGTGCGTGGCCGTGCACAGCGACACTGGGAAGTGGGAACGCGTCAGCTGCTTGGACGACCTGGAGAACGGCGTCGTCTGCGAGGCGCCTCAGA aagcAGAGGAACCCAAACAAA AACCCAGCGGCCTGCTGTCAGCGCTGGTGATCCTCAGCGTGATCGCCGTCATGGCCGTCTCGGCCATCGTTTGGTTTGTGCACCACAAGCGACACCCGGGCTCCTCCGTCGTCACGGGGTTCGAGTACCACCCGCCGTTCAGAGCCCCCGAAGGCGATCGCTCCTGCCTGATGGAGGCCGAGGAGTTAGCCGGCGGGCCGTAG